A genomic window from Nicotiana sylvestris chromosome 11, ASM39365v2, whole genome shotgun sequence includes:
- the LOC104223298 gene encoding transcription factor bHLH111 isoform X1, with protein sequence MSTECTLENSDLATNNNHPNFWWPQDNNIHHPISSCNTTRSSNYLLQQQQHANHNQQSSDSSSCEEDVQNSATNNLQQYQFLLGVDDNNTSLISGETVASSDHNHLIWSQLLLSSSTSETAGGINTKNLLENNNQDAISEMSLLDGASTLISSKSCFDHNQLANDDDDDYFHPYSNLLLGRQIHINYTDNINAMEPSSHQYWRQGENGHQEVKLPRHHCGILPQVDNSCPNDINSRNFPDFNSISFGSYLSKPLMDTFNDFKPSLKTLNLAQHKKQGLQPSLTKSRGTKSTCSTLTRNGRTQEIPSEGKKRRSEDNSDINSKRQKNETSAVSSPKIQVPKVKLAEKITALQQIVSPFGKTDTASVLWETINYVRFLQEQIQILSHAYLKSNTCKERWGGFDRKDVDLRSRGLCLVPISCTPQIYRESNNGSDYLIPSYRGCLYR encoded by the exons ATGTCTACAGAATGCACTCTTGAAAACTCCGATTTAGCCACCAATAACAACCACCCCAATTTCTGGTGGCCACAAGACAATAATATCCATCATCCAATATCTTCATGCAATACTACTAGAAGCTCTAACTATTtattgcaacaacaacaacatgcaAACCATAATCAGCAGTCATCAGATTCTTCCTCTTGTGAGGAAGATGTTCAAAATAGTGCCACCAATAATCTTCAACAATATCAGTTTCTACTTGGTGTTGATGATAACAACACTTCTTTAATTTCTGGAGAAACCGTTGCGTCGTCTGATCACAATCACCTGATTTGGAGCCAACTTCTCCT AAGCAGCTCTACTAGTGAAACGGCTGGGGGGATTAATACTAAAAATCTGCTGGAGAATAACAACCAAGATGCAATTTCAGAGATGAGCTTATTAGATGGAGCATCAACCTTAATCTCCTCTAAATcttgttttgaccataatcagctggctaatgatgatgatgatgactaCTTTCATCCCTACAGTAATCTTCTTCTTGGGAGGcaaatccatattaattatacAGATAATATTAATGCTATGGAACCTAGTTCACACCAATACTGGAGACAAGGAGAAAATGGTCATCAAGAAGTGAAATTGCCTAGACATCACTGTGGAATACTGCCACAAGTGGATAACTCATGTCCTAAtgatattaattcaagaaacttTCCTGATTTTAATAGCATATCTTTTGGTAGCTATTTAAGCAAGCCATTGATGGATACTTTCAACGACTTTAAGCCAAGTCTGAAAACGTTGAATTTAGCACAACATAAAAAGCAAGGCCTCCAACCTTCTCTT accaAGTCTCGGGGTACAAAATCAACATGCAGCACGTTGACAAGAAACGGAAGAACACAAGAAATTCCAAGTGAAGGGAAAAAGAGGAGATCAGAAGATAATTCAGACATAAACTCTAAAAGGCAAAAGAATGAAACTTCGGCAGTTTCCTCTCCCAAG ATACAGGTTCCGAAAGTGAAGCTTGCAGAAAAAATCACAGCTCTCCAACAAATTGTGTCACCATTTGGAAAG ACTGATACAGCATCCGTTCTGTGGGAAACAATCAACTATGTTAGATTTTTACAAGAGCAGATACAG ATACTGAGCCATGCCTACCTGAAGAGCAATACCTGCAAG GAACGCTGGGGAGGATTTGACAGAAAAGATGTTGATCTGAGGAGTAGAGGTCTTTGTTTAGTCCCAATTTCATGTACCCCTCAAATTTATCGTGAGAGTAACAATGGATCTGACTATTTGATCCCATCATATAGAGGATGCTTGTATAGATAA
- the LOC104223298 gene encoding transcription factor bHLH111 isoform X2, producing the protein MSTECTLENSDLATNNNHPNFWWPQDNNIHHPISSCNTTRSSNYLLQQQQHANHNQQSSDSSSCEEDVQNSATNNLQQYQFLLGVDDNNTSLISGETVASSDHNHLIWSQLLLSTSETAGGINTKNLLENNNQDAISEMSLLDGASTLISSKSCFDHNQLANDDDDDYFHPYSNLLLGRQIHINYTDNINAMEPSSHQYWRQGENGHQEVKLPRHHCGILPQVDNSCPNDINSRNFPDFNSISFGSYLSKPLMDTFNDFKPSLKTLNLAQHKKQGLQPSLTKSRGTKSTCSTLTRNGRTQEIPSEGKKRRSEDNSDINSKRQKNETSAVSSPKIQVPKVKLAEKITALQQIVSPFGKTDTASVLWETINYVRFLQEQIQILSHAYLKSNTCKERWGGFDRKDVDLRSRGLCLVPISCTPQIYRESNNGSDYLIPSYRGCLYR; encoded by the exons ATGTCTACAGAATGCACTCTTGAAAACTCCGATTTAGCCACCAATAACAACCACCCCAATTTCTGGTGGCCACAAGACAATAATATCCATCATCCAATATCTTCATGCAATACTACTAGAAGCTCTAACTATTtattgcaacaacaacaacatgcaAACCATAATCAGCAGTCATCAGATTCTTCCTCTTGTGAGGAAGATGTTCAAAATAGTGCCACCAATAATCTTCAACAATATCAGTTTCTACTTGGTGTTGATGATAACAACACTTCTTTAATTTCTGGAGAAACCGTTGCGTCGTCTGATCACAATCACCTGATTTGGAGCCAACTTCTCCT CTCTACTAGTGAAACGGCTGGGGGGATTAATACTAAAAATCTGCTGGAGAATAACAACCAAGATGCAATTTCAGAGATGAGCTTATTAGATGGAGCATCAACCTTAATCTCCTCTAAATcttgttttgaccataatcagctggctaatgatgatgatgatgactaCTTTCATCCCTACAGTAATCTTCTTCTTGGGAGGcaaatccatattaattatacAGATAATATTAATGCTATGGAACCTAGTTCACACCAATACTGGAGACAAGGAGAAAATGGTCATCAAGAAGTGAAATTGCCTAGACATCACTGTGGAATACTGCCACAAGTGGATAACTCATGTCCTAAtgatattaattcaagaaacttTCCTGATTTTAATAGCATATCTTTTGGTAGCTATTTAAGCAAGCCATTGATGGATACTTTCAACGACTTTAAGCCAAGTCTGAAAACGTTGAATTTAGCACAACATAAAAAGCAAGGCCTCCAACCTTCTCTT accaAGTCTCGGGGTACAAAATCAACATGCAGCACGTTGACAAGAAACGGAAGAACACAAGAAATTCCAAGTGAAGGGAAAAAGAGGAGATCAGAAGATAATTCAGACATAAACTCTAAAAGGCAAAAGAATGAAACTTCGGCAGTTTCCTCTCCCAAG ATACAGGTTCCGAAAGTGAAGCTTGCAGAAAAAATCACAGCTCTCCAACAAATTGTGTCACCATTTGGAAAG ACTGATACAGCATCCGTTCTGTGGGAAACAATCAACTATGTTAGATTTTTACAAGAGCAGATACAG ATACTGAGCCATGCCTACCTGAAGAGCAATACCTGCAAG GAACGCTGGGGAGGATTTGACAGAAAAGATGTTGATCTGAGGAGTAGAGGTCTTTGTTTAGTCCCAATTTCATGTACCCCTCAAATTTATCGTGAGAGTAACAATGGATCTGACTATTTGATCCCATCATATAGAGGATGCTTGTATAGATAA